One genomic window of Mucilaginibacter sp. SJ includes the following:
- a CDS encoding DUF6436 domain-containing protein, with translation MKKTLVIGWLVILLIAVGALFWYNELQYQLPTPVPKNYKAVKQGTVVSINPRHYPDRSKPLFLHFFNPDCPCSRFNIKQFKAIARQYSRQVNFAIVIMSSKHFTESEIQDKFGMKLPVIFDPSVAEACGVYSTPQAALIDTGSKLYYRGNYNVSRYCTDEKTSFAKVAIKGLLNDNTRLTFNKLALTSYGCRLPDCHN, from the coding sequence ATGAAAAAAACGTTAGTTATTGGTTGGCTTGTGATACTTTTAATCGCTGTTGGCGCTTTATTTTGGTATAATGAGCTGCAATACCAGTTGCCTACTCCTGTACCGAAAAACTATAAAGCAGTAAAGCAGGGTACGGTAGTATCCATCAATCCCAGGCACTACCCGGATCGTAGTAAACCGCTGTTCCTGCACTTTTTCAACCCAGATTGTCCATGTTCAAGATTTAATATCAAACAGTTTAAGGCTATTGCCCGGCAATATAGCAGGCAGGTGAATTTTGCCATTGTGATCATGAGCAGCAAACACTTCACCGAAAGCGAAATCCAGGACAAGTTTGGGATGAAACTCCCGGTGATATTTGATCCATCGGTTGCTGAGGCCTGCGGGGTTTACTCAACACCCCAGGCTGCCCTTATTGATACAGGCAGCAAGCTGTACTACCGCGGCAATTATAACGTAAGCCGTTACTGTACCGATGAAAAAACAAGCTTCGCCAAAGTAGCTATTAAAGGTTTACTGAACGACAATACACGCCTAACATTTAATAAACTTGCATTAACCTCATACGGCTGTCGACTGCCCGACTGTCATAATTAA